The proteins below are encoded in one region of Lepisosteus oculatus isolate fLepOcu1 chromosome 10, fLepOcu1.hap2, whole genome shotgun sequence:
- the tp53inp1 gene encoding tumor protein p53-inducible nuclear protein 1 — MFQRFTSILFGDVAEDGSSCKRAPEFSEKEDDDEWILVDYLDTCTNTCREGESVVCAQEDSSLDSPALFSSISSLASTRELVDTGFLELNPCTLEESWFITPPPCFTAGGQAPGLLETSPMENLLIEHPSMSVYAVHNLHNTLKDTARRSRDQSFNRMEPQNRTGQHIGCYAAALSAHTGLFEQAKYVRLSQRTKDNAEKQHLSRSTLRRHNLVRDGGSRQVKSSAVFVHQPTQRQFNY; from the exons ATGTTCCAGAGGTTCACCAGTATCCTCTTTGGAGACGTTGCTGAAGATGGAAGCAGCTGTAAGCGAGCACCTGAGTTCAGTGAAAAAGAGGATGATGATGAATGGATTCTTGTTGATTATTTAG ACACTTGCACTAACACCTGCAGAGAAGGAGAAAGTGTGGTCTGTGCTCAGGAAGATTCTAGCCTTGATAGCCCAGCACTGTTCTCCTCTATCTCCTCTCTGGCTTCCACCAGAGAACTGGTGGACACTGGTTTCCTCGAGCTGAATCCATGCACTCTAGAAGAGAGCTGGTTTATCACCCCTCCACCCTGCTTCACAGCAGGGGGACAGGCCCCTGGACTGCTGGAGACTAGTCCCATGGAGAACCTGCTCATTGAGCACCCCAGCATGTCTGTCTATGCAGTGCACAACCTGCACAACACCCTGAAGGACACAGCCCGAAGGTCTAGGGATCAGTCCTTCAACAG GATGGAACCACAGAATAGAACTGGTCAGCATATTGGCTGCTATGCAGCTGCACTCAGTGCCCACACCGGTCTCTTTGAACAAGCTAAATATGTCCGGCTTTCTCAGCGTACCAAGGACAATGCAGAAAAGCAACACTTGTCCCGCAGTACCTTGCGCCGTCACAACCTGGTCAGGGATGGTGGCTCTCGACAGGTCAAAAGCAGTGCGGTTTTCGTTCACCAGCCTACTCAGAGGCAGTTTAACTACTGA
- the ccne2 gene encoding G1/S-specific cyclin-E2, with protein sequence MSRRSGRLQSRNENITSPPIAKVTRKRKPEECNKKKSEQATIKRQSYAIQNRWAPGEISPCTFIETPHKELETTQDLSSFKQFRFKNLFIKPSPLPCLSWGSSEDVWIKMLNKELKYVHDKSVLHQHPRLQPKMRAILLDWLLEVSEVYTLHRETFYLAQDFFDRFMLTQENINKNRLQLIGITSLFIASKIEEIYPPKLHEFAYVTDGACLEDEIVDMELIMLKALNWNLCPETVISWLKLYMQVESLTDDPNVLLPQFSQETFIQITQLLDLCILDINSLDYQYGILAAAAFYHYTSFEVVQKVSGLTWKSISSCVNWMAPFAMTVREGPPAQLKGFKKVSAEDRHNIQTHRDYLAMLNVAHQKLQENLGRLSPVSVGGILTPPKSTEKPATY encoded by the exons ATGTCAAGGCGCAG TGGCCGCTTACAATCTAGAAACGAAAACATTACAAGTCCTCCTATTGCCAAGgttacaagaaaaagaaaaccggAG GAATGCAACAAAAAGAAATCGGAACAAGCTACGATCAAAAGGCAAAGTTATGCGATACAG AATCGATGGGCACCTGGAGAGATCAGTCCTTGCACCTTTATTGAAACGCCACACAAGGAATTGGAGACCACTCAGGACCTGTCTAGTTTCAAGCAGTTCCGATTCAAAAATCTTTTCATAAAACCTTCACCTTTGCCCTGTCTCAG CTGGGGGAGTTCAGAGGATGTGTGGATTAAGATGTTGAACAAGGAGCTGAAATACGTCCATGACAAGAGCGTCCTGCATCAGCACCCAAGACTGCAGCCAAAGATGAGGGCCATTCTGCTGGACTGGCTTTTGGAG GTAAGCGAGGTTTACACTCTGCATCGAGAAACGTTCTACTTGGCACAAGACTTTTTCGACAGGTTCATGCTGACACAAGAGAACATCAACAAGAACAGGCTGCAGCTTATCGGCATTACCTCCCTCTTCATTGCCTCCAAAATAGAG gaAATCTATCCTCCCAAGCTGCATGAGTTTGCATATGTCACAGATGGTGCCTGTTTGGAGGATGAAATCGTAGACATGGAACTGATCATGTTAAAG gcaCTCAACTGGAATCTCTGTCCTGAGACTGTCATCTCATGGCTGAAACTGTATATGCAGGTGGAGTCTTTGACAGATGATCCTAATGTTTTACTACCTCAGTTTTCTCAGGAGACTTTCATACAGATCACACAG cTTTTAGACTTGTGTATACTTGATATCAATTCTTTGGACTACCAGTATGGGATATTGGCAGCAGCTGCATTTTACCACTATACTTCATTTGAAGTAGTTCAAAAAGTGTCAG gcTTAACGTGGAAAAGTATTTCAAGCTGTGTGAATTGGATGGCTCCCTTTGCGATGACTGTGAGAGAGGGTCCCCCAGCACAACTGAAAGGTTTCAAAAAGGTCTCTGCAGAGGACAGGCACAACATccagacacacagagattaCCTAGCTATGTTG AATGTAGCTCACCAAAAGCTGCAAGAGAATCTAGGACGATTATCACCAGTGTCAGTGGGAGGAATCCTGACTCCACCAAAGAGCACAGAAAAGCCAGCTACATACTAA